The Vanacampus margaritifer isolate UIUO_Vmar chromosome 16, RoL_Vmar_1.0, whole genome shotgun sequence genome includes the window GGCAGCAAGAAGGGGTATGTTTCCAAAATGTTTAAAGGTTACAAATTGGAGGCCGTGTTGTGATAGAAAGTTGGCGGAGTATATCAGGAAACACAATTTAACACATTCGTTCGTGATGACTCTgaagccaaacttttttttttttttttttttttttttttttttgcaaggggGACAATTTCTTTGATCACTTTTGTAACATTAGATTTACATATCATGTTTTCACATTTCCTAGGTACCAGTTTACCATCTACacaatgtgaatatatatatttttttccattttccttGTACCTATGTATAGTACGcaccattgattttttttgatgacattttcagcaacaaaaaaataaaatgttatactcGAGAAATTATAGTAATTTATGTTCAGCACTTTCAATTAACTtccaattaattatttaaaggtAGAATTCACAGATGGCATATGGgattatgtatacagtatatatacacaataccATATGTAATTTCAGTAGAAAGTTCTGAAATACTTAACAGCTGTTGCCTGCCTATTCTGTATGTAAACTAGACAGTGTCAATGCCTATACTGTATAAGACTCTAATCGTTGTACTCTGTTCATGTAAAGTGTAAATAAAACGTATTACATGTGAACGCTTTTATTACACTTTACATGACATAAGAGCAGCATGACCTGCGTACCTGATGCCAATCAGCCTTCTATCATTGTAATCAGCAACATTGCATTTGACCTAATAAATGAGTCACCCACACTGAGTATGTCCACGGTGGTTTATTTATCATTCAGGAAGGGACGTCACAATATATAAAACGGTCTATTCATGAAAGTGTCTGCTCTAGAACTGCGATTATTTCAAACAATATCATCATCGCATACGGTACAGTACAACTATTTACACTCATCCATGCAGTTGCATGTGCTATGACAATttgctcaacaaaaaaaaatgaccaaagcaAATAAATCTCGTTAACTGGCCTCATTTGACAATCTGTGTTGTAGACCGACGGCGGTGCTGATGACGGCCACGGATGGGTATCGATCACTTTCTCTTCTTTCATAGTACGGCATGTTGGATTTGTTATTCAGGGCGTATGGTGTGATGGACAGCTTCAGTTTCTGTGGAGGAGCGTACCAAAACGTTATAACATGATGTTTTACATTCTGTGCGTACAACACTGTGCTAGTTCAATTTGCTCTTTGAATGATCattcatttatgaaaaaaaaaaaaaacaccacgaTGAGGATTTTGATCCTAAAATTCAATTATACacaattgtttaaatgtatatgttggaaaaaaaaaaacaggaagtgtttcAAACGGCATTACAACGACATTATTGAATGGCTCAATCCTCGAGAATCCTGCATgttacgcctacagaaagcgaTGTCTTTAGGTTCATTTTATAAGATACATAttgggcatgattattgatgtatatttaaaaataataataataatgatttgttTACGCTAAACACAGGGATCAGTGTTTCAAACGGCATTACAACGACATTCTTGAATGGCTCAATCCTTGAGAATCCTGCATgttacgcctacagaaagcgaTGTCTTTAGGTTCATTTTATAACATACATATTGGGCATGGTTAttgatgtatatttaaaaataataataataatgatttgttTACTCTAAACACAGGGATCAGTGTTTCAAACGGCATTACAACGACATTATTGAATGGCTCAATCCTCGAGAATCCTGCATgttacgcctacagaaagcgaTGGCTTTAGGTTCATTTTATAAGATACATAttgggcatgattattgatgtatatttaaaaataataataataataatgatttgttTACGCTAAACACAGGGATCAGTGTTTCAAACGGCATTACAACGACATTATTGAATGGCTCAATCCTCGAGAATCCTGCATgttacgcctacagaaagcgaTGTCTTTAGGTTCATTTTATAAGATACATAttgggcatgattattgatgtatatttaaaaataataataataatgatttgttTACGCTAAACACAGGGATCAGTGTTTCAAACGGCATTACAACGACATTCTTGAATGGCTCAATCCTTGAGAATCCTGCATgttacgcctacagaaagcgaTGTCTTTAGGTTCATTTTATAACATACATATTGGGCATGGTTAttgatgtatatttaaaaataataataataatgatttgttTACTCTAAACACAGGGATCAGTGTTTCAAACGGCATTACAACGACATTATTGAATGGCTCAATCCTCGAGAATCCTGCATgttacgcctacagaaagcgaTGGCTTTAGGTTCATTTTATAAGATACATAttgggcatgattattgatgtatatttaaaaataataataataataatgatttgttTACGCTAAACACAGGGATCAGTGTTTCAAACGGCATTACAACGACATTATTGAATGGCTCAATCCTCGAGAATCCTGCATGTTATGCCTACAGAAAGCGATGTCTTTAGGTTCATTTTATAACATACATAttgggcatgattattgatgtatatttaaaaaaataataataatgatttgttTACGCTAAACACAGGGATCGGTACACTGTCTTATCCATTGCTCTTCTTGCTCTCaacataatatattttttaatgcgtttttattttaacgtGTATTTAaagaccttaaaaaaataagggcAATAAATGCTATTATGAATGCctatgaaatatttaaatacgGGGGTTTCTAAGGGTGTTTTACTGTATGctgtaaatacatttacatCACCTGCACAAATGAGCCAGGCAGCACCCACAATGTGTGAATGATGCCCAGCGGAATCCAAATGATGGACGCCAAGGCAATGACCCAGCCAATTCCTTGAGCCCAGGGAGGGAAGACGTAGACTTCGTAGCGAGCCGGTTTGAACTGGATAATGGAAAATATGAGGATAACCTGCCCCAGCACCCCCCGAAAAAAAGAATCTCATTGAGTATGGCCCGTTCTCCCGAGTGACATGGTACGATCTGCTAACTTACAGTGATGAGAAAAGGAGCAATGATTTGCCAACACAGTCTGAAGAAGATGTTAGGCCTTTTTCCTGTCATCTCTTCAAGGTTGTCAGATAACCGACTCACACCTAAACATATGAATAGACAGCTAAATACAAGAACAAACACAGGAGCATCTCgataaatgtgaattttgtggAAGTTATTTCTATATcgtttttatattatttctaTATAGTGGTGCTTGAGATGCATGTTTAATTCAACTAAATCATCTTCTAGCattccacaaagaaaaaaatatatttttaaaatgttatagtGAGGAAATCATATGGTaatgacataaataaaattaactatTATTAGAACTGTTGATGCATCAATTGAATGTCTTCTGTGCTACGCTTTCTGGTGGGCCTTTCTTGGCCACATGGGGCAGTATAAAGCAAACAAGACATACTGTTCATTGAGACGTCTCAACTCCTCGCTGCTCATCGGTGTATTATTaattagtctttttttgtgtgtgcaaaatataaagaatatatgactgaGTGCTGTTActttgtctgtctacatgtgttgaaGCAGAGTGTGTTCAATCCATTTGTAAAAGGGTTATGGCACCACAACACAACATAGGCTACTGTGGATGCTATTtaacgttagcattaagctagcagactgaaAGGCTAATATACTGtaggtggttgttttaaataccaTTTTTAATAGTCTCTggtttatgtttagtttggcaGTAAACTTCGACTGGGAGTGCCAATAAACTGCTtgaaacttcttcttttttgtgagGAGTTCAGATACAGATAGATGctatttaacattaacattagcattaagccAGCAGACTGAAAGGCTAAtatatgtggttgttttacatAGGTGTAATTTAAGGCTTGAtacctctttctttttttcttttttgtgtgtgtgatgcttAGTgtaaagtgagttgagttcgGATACAGATTCATTAAACAGATACTTTGCATAGAAATATaatgtaaatgtttgaaaataattagcattattttttatgtactgcATATTGCAATGTTTTGAGATGGTGAAGTTTGGGTTTTCATTAGCTGTTCactatcataatttttttttttttttaataaaaagaaagaaaaatgtatctcACCCTTTGTATTAAGTCTAAATTAATGTATGAGTTGGACTTTATTAAATGAGCCACTGAGATGAATAGTTTTGCACAATATCCTATTATATTGCGATAGCAAAGCAAATGCAATTGAATTTGCTGTTCTACTCACCATAAAGCCAGCAAATGCCTATAACCTCAAAGAATGCAAGGAACATGATGGACACGATGGCAGTGTAATGATCCATCAGCTGGAAAACATAAATCCCCGCCTGCAAAGATATTCACACTCCGTAAACTATAATCGTGAATTTAGCACATGCATGAAAGGACAGCTTTTTACCTGCGTCACATTGGAAATTCCAAGAAGACATGCGATTCCACAAACCACAAGAACTAACAGCTCTTTCTTCTTGAAGAACTTCAGCAGATGCTGATTGGACTGATCCATCAGACTGGTCACCATCACTTCAACCATGGCAAACTGGACAAATGGAAATGGAAGGCATTGAGTGACTGCTGTTGTTTTTCACGTGTATTTGGAGTATAGGCTACCTCGCTATCGATTCCCAGGCAAAGCAGCATGCAGAAGAACAGCACAGCCCACAGTTGAGGTATTGGCATGCTGGCAATTGCTTGTGGGTAAACGACATACACGAGTCCTGGACCTAGATAACAAGTCATCAAGGTGTGAATAGTTCTTTGCGATTGCCGAATTTGCTTCTTACCATCCACAGCCAACTGGGCCACAGGAATATCCTGCAGGTGCGACATGTACCCGAAAGCAGAGAATATGACAAAGCCTGACAAAATACTGGTGAGGGAATTGACAATGGATATTGTCAGTGTGTCCCTGTGTGAGAAGAGAGAAAACATATTTACGCCGTATCTGTTTAAATGTCACACGAGGATGCAAAGGGTTGGTGAGCGGGTGCTTTTACttaataatgttgttgttgaaagTGTTATAACTGGACATGGACATGAGGAAACCGAACCCTATTCCAATGGAGTTGAAGATCTGGGCTGCGGCGTTCACCCAAACCTGAAAGCGGACAAAAACAATGCACTGAAAATGTATTGGTTCCTCAGAAACATGTATAGAAAatcaaagtgctgtacataaatacaaatcaagcataaaacacaacaacaacttcaaaatatttttttttttctccctcaccTCCACTGAGAGCAGCATGTCCCATTCTGGGACAATAAAGAAGGTTATACCCTTTATTGCTCCAGGAAGCTGCACGTTATTGACCAGCAGTGCAATGAGGATGACGTACGGGAGCAGCGCTGTGAAGTACACCACCTGTACGCAAAAAACAAGAAAGTATTGAAAGAAAAGTCGTTATTCACCTCACCCCTGTGTCTTGGACGCTCACCTTGCCTGTGGATTTGGTCCCCTTGAAGATGCAAAGATAGATGAGGATCCAAGCCAGCATGAGAATAAGGAAAAGGTCCCACAGTACCACTCCGGCCTCCTCGATTCCGCCTGTTTGCTGCAGCATTTTATATCTTCAAAGGAAGATGCATGTCAATATacatttattaggggtgtcaaaatgagtgcgttaattttgagttgattcaaagttcctttaacagaacaaattttttttttaattaaaaaaaaatatttgtgttaaaggtgcattgtgcagtttaaaaaagtaatatcaaagctttttctacatcatgcatgcttcaccaatgcccagatgagtacgaagagccctgactgatttactctgactgcacctatcagcttttatcttccctttagaGTTGAGTCCgtggaccctcacactccacagtttctctggggaggggggaggggcggcggagttcaactgtggctgtcgctttaagatcgtgcacgtactcgcaccaTTAACGAGCCTGGCACAcatgttgcagttacgctttgggccagaggtggcagtcgcgagtaaaaaaaagtgacaagctgcacaaagatcctttaacaagagtatgaaaacctagggggaaaaatattttattgtacattttattgtacatttagaacagatctaaaaattttgattaaccatccgttaactactgaagtcatgcgattaattagcattaaaaaatgtaatcacatgacacccctaatatatatatatatatatatatatgccttcCAGGCACtaattgtatgtatgtacagtatgtaatggCCCCAGGTGGCTCCAGAAAAAGCATCATTATGtctatttaattgaataaaaaaaaaataataataataataataataatagtaattacaGTGTCAAAAACGGTTTTATTCTTCagattgtatttaattatgtcaAAATCCCATTACAATTTTtggggaacggattaatggtatttctattcatttcaatggggaaagatgatttaagATGTGTTTTGGGTTATGAATGTGTCCTTTTAGTTAATTAaatcagtttttattatttattctttagatttttgtttttttaggtccAAAATTTTGCAATAGCCGTCACAAGTAtcagtttgtatttatttggtttATGCATGCATCTGCATGTAATAGGAGGTGACTAATGTTTACAATGGCTTTACCTTTACCTTGAGAGTTTTCCACCTCTCCTATCATTTTCACTGATATCGTTCACATGGCTAACGTGATAAGCTTACATTGACAAAAGGCTCAAACGACTTTCCATACAAGTACTACCCAGTAAAACATACTTGAAGAACTCCTGACTGGCGGTGGACGAGTGGCTGCCATTTTTGGCATGATTGGTACAGTTTGGTGTGTTCCACGTGTTGTTGCAACCCTGCCAGGGCAGCGGTGCTTGGAAGGAGCTGAACAGGTAGTAGAGGGCCCAAGTAATGACCACGTTGTAGTACGTGCACATGATGAAGGATATGGCCACGGATGCTATTCCGACACCTGTGCGAAAGAAATACGGATtccgttaaaaataaatatataaataaataaccaaacacACCTTTAAAAAGTGGGCAGAGTTGAGCAAGAGCATGGACAGGCCCTCTTTTTGTGTATTGTCCAACAGTCAACTCCATATGGAGCAGGGGGATCCCCAGCACAACCAGCATAAGAAGGTATGGTACCAGAAAAGCACCTGCAGGGAAATGATTGCAGTTCACACCTGGACGGAAATGCACCTGCACCTGTATACCAATCTACAAAAGTGAAGAACAAACAATCATTTCACCAACGACAGACACAGACCAGTGCCACTCTGTCCAAATATCTCAAAGATCTTGACACATTATTTGCACACAGACTTGACAAAACATGTTCTTTTTCGTGTAAACCAATGTGGCAGTCATGAGAATGTTAggaatttactttaaaaaaaaaaaacatttcactctattgatcattttaaaataataaattaaagagATATGTCATACAAGTGGACGAAAAGTTACTTGGATGACAACATcactatttacaatttaataatgACAACTCAAATCAATTAAAGATCCCTTTGGGGTGCCCCAAGGATCTGTGCTGGATCCCATTTATTTATACGATAATATCTGCAATGTTCCCAAAGTCTTCAACTACAGTTTGTCTTATTTGCTGATGACAgctcagtggggaaaaaaacaaaacagcttcTGATaagaaaatgatttaaaaacattgaaaaactgGTTCAACATTGcactaattaacttttttttttttttttgggcacttgacagaaaaacaagcaaaacgCATGATCAATTCTACTATGATAGAAAAGTGTACAAGAATAAATTTCAACCAATCAGTATTTTTAAGCCAATTTTTTTAAGCAGAGTAGAAGAATAAAATATTCTGTTCTGTCTTGATTTGTTTAGTATATGTtccataaaaacatttattttcttaaatcatgcatttaaaaaaaatattttttaaaaatgtcattttaacagTCTGGGATAGTTTCTTATCTTTTCTTTGTCAATGTAAAACCAATGTCCTTAACTGCGCATGCTTGTCCAGCCAGAGATTTCAAACTATAATACAATGAtttgatctttaaaaaataaaaaaaatacattagcaAAGGTGTGCAAATAATGGCACGAGGGCCTCATATGGCCCGCTCCATTCATTTAACTGGCCTACTAAGCATTTGCATAATCAAGAATTCTGTAATATTTGTTCCATTATTAAGCCATTTCCCACCCATTCCAAAAATCATTTATCccattaaagaaaataatatgaaaaacaTGGGAAAAATACACAACCAAAAACGTTTGCTCCAGTCCCCCCTTGGGTTCGACTACATTACTCACCTCCTCCACTCCTGAAGCAGAGGTAAGGGAACCTCCAAATGTTGCCCAGCCCCACAGCGGAGCCGATGCCCGCCAGGGTGAACTCGATTTGCCTGCTCCATGTCGGTCTGCTCTCTTGCTTGTCCATGTCTGCAGCCGCTGTCCCAGCGGTCGCTCTTCTGGACCCTAACTCCATGGAAAAGGGGCCGGTAGTGTCAACTTTTTATTATCCTTAATGATT containing:
- the LOC144035819 gene encoding sodium- and chloride-dependent GABA transporter 1 isoform X3 is translated as MELGSRRATAGTAAADMDKQESRPTWSRQIEFTLAGIGSAVGLGNIWRFPYLCFRSGGGVGIASVAISFIMCTYYNVVITWALYYLFSSFQAPLPWQGCNNTWNTPNCTNHAKNGSHSSTASQEFFKYKMLQQTGGIEEAGVVLWDLFLILMLAWILIYLCIFKGTKSTGKVVYFTALLPYVILIALLVNNVQLPGAIKGITFFIVPEWDMLLSVEVWVNAAAQIFNSIGIGFGFLMSMSSYNTFNNNIIKDTLTISIVNSLTSILSGFVIFSAFGYMSHLQDIPVAQLAVDGPGLVYVVYPQAIASMPIPQLWAVLFFCMLLCLGIDSEFAMVEVMVTSLMDQSNQHLLKFFKKKELLVLVVCGIACLLGISNVTQAGIYVFQLMDHYTAIVSIMFLAFFEVIGICWLYGVSRLSDNLEEMTGKRPNIFFRLCWQIIAPFLITVILIFSIIQFKPARYEVYVFPPWAQGIGWVIALASIIWIPLGIIHTLWVLPGSFVQKLKLSITPYALNNKSNMPYYERRESDRYPSVAVISTAVGLQHRLSNEAS
- the LOC144035819 gene encoding sodium- and chloride-dependent GABA transporter ine isoform X2 — protein: MDKQESRPTWSRQIEFTLAGIGSAVGLGNIWRFPYLCFRSGGGAFLVPYLLMLVVLGIPLLHMELTVGQYTKRGPVHALAQLCPLFKGVGIASVAISFIMCTYYNVVITWALYYLFSSFQAPLPWQGCNNTWNTPNCTNHAKNGSHSSTASQEFFKYKMLQQTGGIEEAGVVLWDLFLILMLAWILIYLCIFKGTKSTGKVVYFTALLPYVILIALLVNNVQLPGAIKGITFFIVPEWDMLLSVEVWVNAAAQIFNSIGIGFGFLMSMSSYNTFNNNIIKDTLTISIVNSLTSILSGFVIFSAFGYMSHLQDIPVAQLAVDGPGLVYVVYPQAIASMPIPQLWAVLFFCMLLCLGIDSEFAMVEVMVTSLMDQSNQHLLKFFKKKELLVLVVCGIACLLGISNVTQAGIYVFQLMDHYTAIVSIMFLAFFEVIGICWLYGVSRLSDNLEEMTGKRPNIFFRLCWQIIAPFLITVILIFSIIQFKPARYEVYVFPPWAQGIGWVIALASIIWIPLGIIHTLWVLPGSFVQKLKLSITPYALNNKSNMPYYERRESDRYPSVAVISTAVGLQHRLSNEAS
- the LOC144035819 gene encoding sodium- and chloride-dependent GABA transporter ine isoform X1, yielding MELGSRRATAGTAAADMDKQESRPTWSRQIEFTLAGIGSAVGLGNIWRFPYLCFRSGGGAFLVPYLLMLVVLGIPLLHMELTVGQYTKRGPVHALAQLCPLFKGVGIASVAISFIMCTYYNVVITWALYYLFSSFQAPLPWQGCNNTWNTPNCTNHAKNGSHSSTASQEFFKYKMLQQTGGIEEAGVVLWDLFLILMLAWILIYLCIFKGTKSTGKVVYFTALLPYVILIALLVNNVQLPGAIKGITFFIVPEWDMLLSVEVWVNAAAQIFNSIGIGFGFLMSMSSYNTFNNNIIKDTLTISIVNSLTSILSGFVIFSAFGYMSHLQDIPVAQLAVDGPGLVYVVYPQAIASMPIPQLWAVLFFCMLLCLGIDSEFAMVEVMVTSLMDQSNQHLLKFFKKKELLVLVVCGIACLLGISNVTQAGIYVFQLMDHYTAIVSIMFLAFFEVIGICWLYGVSRLSDNLEEMTGKRPNIFFRLCWQIIAPFLITVILIFSIIQFKPARYEVYVFPPWAQGIGWVIALASIIWIPLGIIHTLWVLPGSFVQKLKLSITPYALNNKSNMPYYERRESDRYPSVAVISTAVGLQHRLSNEAS